In the Colius striatus isolate bColStr4 chromosome W, bColStr4.1.hap1, whole genome shotgun sequence genome, one interval contains:
- the LOC133628415 gene encoding tektin-3-like: MDLLDSPLAAKSAHPKSTPARFLPAISPMASSYKNRALRYAVLQSYGLPWMPRAYYKAAATHPTLAPLSGTCQGLSPSEMLPSVSNRTALFTRYSPGDWYRSNQSNYHEAETSQSKAELLTADTSLLVQDKYQQTSKSQADNTKKLGQRVSDIEFWKAELCHELAEIIKESDALREMKAWLERALAETETPLQVARECLLQREKRMGIDLVHDEVQKELLTEVDGIRACQERIRLFLEKAKAQLMTNWAAQHELEKDLANKQAAHRINGKCHQLRNCSDGISYYHGVQRVDATISVPESWAKFSDNNILQSQRERVTSAQLRDSIENLMEVTATEMRCQFNRVNVALTNRMAEIPRTIFGPTWPR, encoded by the exons ATGGACCTGCTTGACTCTCCCTTAGCCGCCAAATCCGCTCACCCCAAGTCAACTCCTGCCCGCTTTCTGCCTGccatcagccccatggcttcgAGCTACAAGAACCGTGCTCTTCGCTACGCCGTGCTGCAGAGCTACGGCCTCCCCTGGATGCCCAGAGCCTACTATAAGGCCGCTGCCACCCACCCCACTCTGGCTCCTTTGTCTGGCACCTGCCAGGGCTTGAGCCCCAGCGAGATGCTGCCTTCTGTGTCAAACAGAACGGCGCTTTTCACCCGCTACAGCCCTGGTGACTGGTACCGCTCCAATCAGAGCAACTACCACGAGGCGGAGACGTCCCAGAGCAAGGCGGAGCTGCTGACGGCTGATACCTCCCTCCTGGTGCAGGACAAATACCAACAGACCAGCAAGAGCCAGGCAGACAACACAAAGAAGCTGGGGCAGCGAGTCAGCGACATTGAGTTTTGGAAGGCGGAGCTCTGCCATGAGCTGGCAGAGATCATCAAGGAGAGCGATGCCCTGAGAGAGATGAAGGCATGGCTGGAGAGAGCTCTGGCCGAGACAGAGACCCCTCTCCAG GTTGCTCGGGAGTGCCTCCTGCAGCGGGAGAAGAGGATGGGCATCGACCTTGTCCATGACGAGGTGCAGAAAGAGCTTTTAACA gaAGTGGATGGCATCAGGGCCTGCCAGGAGAGGATACGGCTATTCCTGGAGAAGGCAAAAGCCCAGCTCAT GACCaactgggcagcccagcacgaGCTGGAGAAGGACCTGGCCAACAAGCAGGCAGCCCACCGCATCAACGGCAAGTGCCACCAGCTGAGGAACTGCTCCGACGGCATCAGCTACTACCACGGGGTGCAGCGGGTGGATGCCAC CATCTCCGTGCCCGAGTCGTGGGCCAAGTTCAGCGACAACAACATCCTCCAGTCGCAGAGAGAGCGGGTGACCTCCGCCCAGCTGCGGGACTCCATTGagaacctgatggaggtgacagCCACCGAGATGCGGTGCCAGTTCAACAGGGTGAACGTGGCCCTCACCAACCGCATGGCCGAGATACCAAGAACAATCTTCGGGCCCACCTGGCCAAGGTAG